In a single window of the Lodderomyces elongisporus chromosome 4, complete sequence genome:
- the scn1 gene encoding Cut9-interacting protein scn1 (BUSCO:EOG09262X01), with the protein MIETRLQLCDNHCHFHPETTTDDAVKFATILNKENANSPFCKYFFHLMTTQHIDIECLDVLLSRVDNKDIIVPYFGVHPWFSHLFYTGDTKPNKIDHYNKVLKPTFSNELLSNLPEPMSIHQHTKRSMEIIEKHNLKVYGIGEIGLDKLFRVPDVGFLGNPKSNNIANDNGNKSPPPDKVLSKSRVTIQHQMDIFNHQLEFAQRMDKQVSIHCVKAHGALFEEVMKYSSTSSKKLKSTTTDSQATTSTSASGLPPLRVILHSYTGSIDQAKRWVKEWPKGGKLFFSLSNWINGSEDKEETLKGLMDIVSLDQILTESDIPVDRLFIEDKTQEYLDHLLGIYERLNVYKSIKSDQIESNMLSSINVQS; encoded by the coding sequence atgaTCGAAACACGTTTACAATTATGTGATAATCATTGTCATTTCCACCCTGAGACAACAACAGATGATGCTGTGAAATTTGCCACAATTCTCAATAAAGAGAATGCAAACTCAccattttgcaaatattTTTTCCACTTAATGACCACTCAGCATATTGATATTGAATGTCTTGATGTCTTACTTAGCAGAGTTGACAACAAAGATATCATCGTCCCTTATTTTGGCGTTCATCCTTGGTTTAGCCATTTATTTTACACTGGCGATacaaaaccaaacaaaattgaTCATTACaacaaagttttgaaaccaactttttcaaatgaatTACTATCTAACCTTCCCGAACCAATGAGTATACATCAGCACACCAAAAGAAGTATGGAGATCATTGAAAAGCACAATTTAAAGGTTTATGGGATTGGAGAAATTGGATTAGATAAATTGTTTCGAGTACCCGATGTTGGGTTTTTGGGAAATCCGAAAAGTAACAACATTGCAAATGACAATGGTAATAAGCTGCCGCCACCTGACAAGGTATTATCAAAGTCACGAGTTACAATACAACATCAGATGGACATTTTTAACCACCAGTTGGAGTTTGCACAACGTATGGACAAACAGGTCTCAATACATTGTGTAAAAGCCCACGGTGCTTTATTCGAAGAGGTGATGAAGTACtcttcaacatcatcaaaaaAGTTAAAATCGACTACAACAGACTCACAAGCTACCACATCAACATCTGCATCGGGTTTACCGCCTTTAAGAGTAATATTACATTCATATACAGGCTCCATCGATCAAGCGAAACGATGGGTTAAGGAATGGCCAAAAGGCGGtaaattgttcttttccttgTCAAATTGGATTAATGGTAGTGAAGATAAAGAGGAAACATTGAAGGGTCTCATGGATATAGTGAGCCTTGATCAAATACTAACAGAGAGTGATATTCCTGTTGATAGACTCTTTATTGAGGATAAAACGCAAGAGTACTTGGATCATTTGTTAGGTATTTACGAAAGGCTAAACGTTTATAAACTGATAAAGTCTGACCAGATAGAGTCAAACATGTTATCTTCCATTAATGTACAATCATAG